Part of the Candidatus Dormiibacterota bacterium genome is shown below.
CCGCGGATCGATGAGCGCCTTGATGGTGCGGAGATTCGCCACGTCGTCCAGGGCGCGGGCGGCCTCGCCGAGGGCGTAGCGCCGCAGCGGGATGCGCCCCCACGGCGCGGAGCGCGCGGGGTCGGCGGCGATCCGCGCGGCCCGGTAGAAGTGCGAGAAGTCCGACCCCCAGCAGCCCAGGACATCGAGCTGCTTCCGGTTCAGATCCGCGTGCGGGTTGAACGAGACGTCGCCGTGGTCCGTGTACTGCCCCACGATCACCACCCGGCCGGCGTCGCGCGTGAAGCGCATCGCCTGCACGACCGCCTCGGGCGCTCCCGCCGCCTCGATCGTCACGTCCGCGCTGCGCCCCGCCGTGCGTTCCCGGACCCAGTCGAGGCGGGCGCTCTCGTCGTGCCGCTCCAGGTCGAGCGTCGCGGCCGCTCCGACCGACCGCGCGGCCTCGAGGCGGTCGGCCGGCGCGCCGATGCAGAGCACCGTCCCCGCGCCCTGCATCAGGGCCACGGCGATCGAGGACAGGCCGACGGGGCCGCTCCCGAGGACGAGGACGGTGTCGCCTGGGAGGATCCCGGCGCGCTCGACAGCGTGCAGCGCCGTCGGCAGGGAGCAGCCGCCCGCCATGAAGCGCTCCGGCTCAGTGCTGTGAAGCGGGATGCACAGCGTGCCCGGCTTGAGGTGGATCGCCTCCGCCCAGCCGCCGCACGGACCGTCTTCCAGACCGTATGTTATGCCGTACACCTTGCGGCGCGGGCAGCGCGTCGTGGCCTTCGCCACCAGGCAGTACCAGCAGGAATGGCAGGTGCGGTGCACGTCGAGAAAGGTGACCCGGTCCCCCTCGCGCAGGGCCCGGCCGTCGACGTCCAGGAGCGGGCCGCGGATCCTCTCCAGCCTCCCGACCGAGACGTGCCCGGGTACGAGCGGGTACGGCACCCCCTCGAGTCTCCCGGCGTGCAGCGACACGTCGGTGCCGCAGACTTCGCTCAGCTCCACGCGCAGAAGAGCGGCCCCGGTCTCGAGAGCGGGCTCGCTGATTTCGCGCACCTCGATCGGCGCCCCGGGCGCGGGAATGACGGCGACACGCAGCTGGCCCATGGCACGTTCCTCAGAAATCGACGGCGGTCAGGGTGACCGGGGCGAGGGCCGGGTCCCCCTCGACGATCCGATAGACGCGATCCAGGGCCGCGTCGCGGAACACCTGGGTCGCCCCGGTCGCGGGCCAGCGAACCTCGATCGAATCGATGGAGGTGGCGCGGCCCAGTCCCATCTCCTGCTGCAGGCTGTTCCCCCCGAAGCTGCCGCCCGTGCCGCCCGTGGAATAGATGTCGCGCGGACCGGCCGTTGTCGTGACGCGCACCTTGAGGCGGCTGCCTATCGCCGATCGGTTCGACCGCCGGCCTTCCAGCCTGAGGGTGACGAAATGGTTCCCGTGTCCGGGATTCATGAACAGGACGGTCGGGGCCATGTCGCTCTCGAACCAGCCACCCATCTCCTCGAGGATGTCCTGGTCGCCGTCGTTGTCGATGTCGCCGAACGCCACGCCGTGCCCCTTCTGGAGATTGCCGACGTCGGCCGAGAATGTGACGTCCTGGAAGGATTTCCCCTCGGCGTTGCGGAACAGCCGGTTCGGGATCAAGGCACCCAGGGACGGCTCGCCGTCGCCGAAATAGACGTCGGGCCAGCCATCGTTGTCGAGATCGCCGAAGTTCGATCCCATCGGCAGCACGACGCGATCGAGCCGCACCGCGTGCGTCACGTCGCTGAACGTTCCATCGTGGTTGTTGCGGTACAGGCGCGGCATCTCGGTGCGCGTCGCCAGGCCGAGGTGCGCCGCGGCCAGGTCGCGCACGTCGGTCACCCGGTAGCCCGCGACGTAGAGGTCCTCCCAGCCGTCGTTGTCGTAGTCCCAGAACCAGGCCGAGAAGCTGTCCCTGGGACCGGTCACGCCGGCGGCAGCCGCCACGTTGGTGAACTGCCACTCCTCGCCGCGCGGCCCCGGCCGGGCCCTCCTGCCCTCGTTCCGGAACAGGAGATTGTCGCCGCCAAGTATGGAGACATACAGGTCCTGCCTTCCGTCGTTGTTGAAGTCGCCCCAGGCGACCCCCTTCACGTAGCCGAAATCGGTGTCCCCCAGCTCGACGGAGCGATCGGTGAAGGTGCCGTCCCCATTGTTGTGGTACAGCTCGCTCGGGTGCGGGTCCCCTGCCATCGATTCGTTGCCGATGAACAGATCGACCCGTCCGTCGTTGTCATAGTCGCCCCAGGCCCCTGTCTGCGTCGGATGGAAGCTGAGGACGCCGGCCTTCTCGGTCGTGTCCTCGAACGTTCCGTCGCCGTTGTTGCGCAGGAGCGAGTTGGGATACCGCCCCCCTTTCTGCATCCAGCCGCCCCGCAGGACGAAGACGTCGGGGTGTCCGTCGTTGTCGTAGTCGGCGTGGATGATGTTCAGGCCGCCGGTCTCGCCGATGAGACCGGCCGCCTCAGTGCGGTCGGTGAAGGTCCCGTCGCCGTTGTTGTGAAAGAAGTGGAGCTGGTCCTCCACCCCCATGGACGAGAGCATCACGTCGAGGAAGCCGTCTTGGTCGAAGTCCTCCATGATGGCGCCCCCCGCATGCCCCTTGATCGCGAGGCCGGCCTTGGGGGCCTTGTCGTAGAAGCGCCCGACGTCGTACTCGGAGGCGAAGGTCTTCGGCGGGATGAGCCATCGCGGCGGCACCTTGTCCGGATACTCCCCCAGCGTCATGGAAGCGATGTTCAAGAGCCAGCGCGCACCCAGGTCGTCCGGCTGGTCCTTCAGGACGGTGGTGAACTCGGCGATCGCAGATCGCGAGCCGCGCGTGAGGGTGTGCACGCCGGTCCCCCGGATCGGCGCCAGGCAGGAATCGGCGCCGTGGTGGGCGACGCAGTTCTCCTGCTCGCCCAGCCGCATGGAGCAAAGACCGAGGAAGTGGTGCGTCTGGACGGCCGGCGGCGCCTCGATCGCGTCGTGCGGATCGGGGTGCAGCAGCGACTGGCCGATCGCGATCGCCTCCTCCGTCCGCCCGGCCTTCAGGAGCTCGTCGGCCAGAAGCGGCAGGAGGGACATCTTCTGGCTGGGTGTCTTCTCGATGCCGGTCTTGAGCGCCGCCGCCCTCTTCGTATTCAGGAAGATGTTCTTCGCCGGATCGAGACCGTGCGTGATCTCGGCGAGCCGCTGCGCCATGCGCGCTTTGCCGCTCTCCCCGGGCGCCGGCTCCCTCGTCCCGCGGCATCCCGCGAGCAGGGCCAGCAGGCCCGCGAACGTTACGGCGCGCAGCCCTCCTGCTTGCACAGGATGCCTCCCGGCCCGTGCTCCGCCTTCCAGCGCATCGCCATCTCGATCCGGTTGCGGCCGCTCGGGTGGTCGAAGAACAGGTCCTCCTCCAGACCCCCCGGATCCATCTTGCGGTAGTCGCCGAGCTTCAGCGCGACCTCGGCGGCCCCGTCCGGCTGCTGCGCGGCGTTGAGACCGAACAGGTCCGCCTCGGCCTCCTCGATGCGGGTGGCCGAGTTGGTCACCGGCGTGAGAAAGAAGAAGTAGACGGAGAACAGCAGCATCAGGAGCGGCAGACCGGCCGGGTCTCCGGTGCCTCTCACGCCCCATTTCGTTCCGAACCGCCGCACGGCGCCGCCGAAGGACAGATTCAGGAAGACGAAGCCCAGGAACGTGATCAGACCGAGGAACGCGACCCCCTTGTAGTTGTGGTGCAGGACGTAATGCCCCATCTCGTGCCCCATCACCGCCTCGATCTCCTGCAGGCTGCAGCGCTTGAGCATGTTGTCATTGATGGTGATCCGGGTCGTGCCCAGAAGACCGCTGACGTTGGCGCTGACCCGGGTCGTCTGCTTCGAGGCGTCGACGACCCACACGTCATCGGCCGGAATGCCGTTGGCACGCGCCAGACCCAGGATCGGCTCGCGGATCGCCTTGTCCTCGAGTCGCGTGAAGGTGTTGAAGATCGGA
Proteins encoded:
- a CDS encoding CRTAC1 family protein, translated to MQAGGLRAVTFAGLLALLAGCRGTREPAPGESGKARMAQRLAEITHGLDPAKNIFLNTKRAAALKTGIEKTPSQKMSLLPLLADELLKAGRTEEAIAIGQSLLHPDPHDAIEAPPAVQTHHFLGLCSMRLGEQENCVAHHGADSCLAPIRGTGVHTLTRGSRSAIAEFTTVLKDQPDDLGARWLLNIASMTLGEYPDKVPPRWLIPPKTFASEYDVGRFYDKAPKAGLAIKGHAGGAIMEDFDQDGFLDVMLSSMGVEDQLHFFHNNGDGTFTDRTEAAGLIGETGGLNIIHADYDNDGHPDVFVLRGGWMQKGGRYPNSLLRNNGDGTFEDTTEKAGVLSFHPTQTGAWGDYDNDGRVDLFIGNESMAGDPHPSELYHNNGDGTFTDRSVELGDTDFGYVKGVAWGDFNNDGRQDLYVSILGGDNLLFRNEGRRARPGPRGEEWQFTNVAAAAGVTGPRDSFSAWFWDYDNDGWEDLYVAGYRVTDVRDLAAAHLGLATRTEMPRLYRNNHDGTFSDVTHAVRLDRVVLPMGSNFGDLDNDGWPDVYFGDGEPSLGALIPNRLFRNAEGKSFQDVTFSADVGNLQKGHGVAFGDIDNDGDQDILEEMGGWFESDMAPTVLFMNPGHGNHFVTLRLEGRRSNRSAIGSRLKVRVTTTAGPRDIYSTGGTGGSFGGNSLQQEMGLGRATSIDSIEVRWPATGATQVFRDAALDRVYRIVEGDPALAPVTLTAVDF
- a CDS encoding M48 family metallopeptidase translates to MNRPRTCLLLAVLILIVPALWAGPAFAEGPGTSGAGSGGFDVKTATAAYLAKMPPDKKAKSDAYFEGGYWLLLWDFLYSSAVLLLLLNLGWSAAMRDRAERIAGRLGRGLNWSRTLLYWVQMFAAITIAQFPMVVYEGYYREHKYGLATQSFAPWLGDQAKAFMVNLILFGILLVPLYLVLRLSRHWWIWGSLVSILFLAFAVVISPVYIFPIFNTFTRLEDKAIREPILGLARANGIPADDVWVVDASKQTTRVSANVSGLLGTTRITINDNMLKRCSLQEIEAVMGHEMGHYVLHHNYKGVAFLGLITFLGFVFLNLSFGGAVRRFGTKWGVRGTGDPAGLPLLMLLFSVYFFFLTPVTNSATRIEEAEADLFGLNAAQQPDGAAEVALKLGDYRKMDPGGLEEDLFFDHPSGRNRIEMAMRWKAEHGPGGILCKQEGCAP
- a CDS encoding zinc-binding dehydrogenase encodes the protein MGQLRVAVIPAPGAPIEVREISEPALETGAALLRVELSEVCGTDVSLHAGRLEGVPYPLVPGHVSVGRLERIRGPLLDVDGRALREGDRVTFLDVHRTCHSCWYCLVAKATTRCPRRKVYGITYGLEDGPCGGWAEAIHLKPGTLCIPLHSTEPERFMAGGCSLPTALHAVERAGILPGDTVLVLGSGPVGLSSIAVALMQGAGTVLCIGAPADRLEAARSVGAAATLDLERHDESARLDWVRERTAGRSADVTIEAAGAPEAVVQAMRFTRDAGRVVIVGQYTDHGDVSFNPHADLNRKQLDVLGCWGSDFSHFYRAARIAADPARSAPWGRIPLRRYALGEAARALDDVANLRTIKALIDPRVSG